DNA sequence from the Xyrauchen texanus isolate HMW12.3.18 chromosome 32, RBS_HiC_50CHRs, whole genome shotgun sequence genome:
TGAAATTTCAAATGTTACTTATCTATTAATGTCATGAACTAGGTATATCATACTCTGTTGAATATGTCTCAATGAAATTCTGATAAATGATCCTATATCAGGACCTGACAGGGACAGCTCCAGTCGGGGACAGACTAGTCAAAAACCGGGAcagtccctttaataagtgcactgtaagtcgctttggataaaagtgtctgccaaatgcataaatgttaatgtaaataaatggcatcaaatagtcatgtgtcatatattgttagaaagctctcaaagagtgaaatacaaccagcctatttgttttactcaccgacaaaaatatagcgagtaatagcttagtatatgtctttgacatttataTTGGTGTTGTTTGTATGCTGCGTTTTTGCTTATAACAtcagaaaaaataaaaggaacataaaatatcacaaagAATTATTTAGAAGAgctgattatctttcaatcgagtccacacacaagataatcagatgtatagatcattagataatccacatgaagcacaatgttacatatgaccaccaggagatggcgccaaatacacgacacagactaaatgatgactcaaatgacacagaatgaaactcatacaCCACTGTATATCACTAAatatttgaaaagttttctttacaatgataccaaacacttgattctcctttttttaagttataagcctttaattttgggtatgccactgaaacaggaaatattcAGAGCTAAAGGGTTAAGCATAATTGGTGAAAGGCCAGAAACACATTCTATGCAAGTATGCGTGCAAACGTATGAGCTTGGCCACCACATTGCCAATGCATGTTTGAACATGCTTACGTAAACGTGAACGTGTATTCTTGCcttactgtggcggtaacaaacctcattactcagagttaccttcaaaagtctgtgacattaaactggatgtgctATTATTCTTCATTCTCaatgttgctataaatatattgactttaacttacttAAGATTCTCTACAAACAGTTGCGCCGCCATGAGTGTTGTAGAATCAGACAGTGCACACTTATGTTCGCTGTAgcatagcgccccttgtggctgTGGTGAGAATGCAATGCGTACTTGTGTTGCTATGCGATCACATACTTATTCTGAGTATATTTCAGCCATgagtttgtgcatgtaaacacgcccAATGGTAAGTATACGATCAATCCTTTGATCTCACTGAAGAAAAATCAGGATTTAAGGGACGAGTTTCATACATATGGCTCATTATCATAAAGGAAGTGGGCAGGAAGTTGACGGCACCATGTACTCCTGATGTTGAAGGAACTGTTGTATGTAAAAGATCAGAAGATTACCATACAAACATTATAATGCCTCCATTGTAGGAGCCCAACAATGAGAACGTTCATCTGCCTGTATAAACTCGGGCCGGGGCTGTACAGCTTTATAAAAATGAGACTGAGAGCCAGCGTGAGACGATCCACAGAACCAATagttaaaacatactgtataagaGAAGACACTAAAGGGATTTGAGAAGTACATGATGTGATTAATGCTATCAAAGGCACATTCCTCCTGTAGGACAGTATTGTAAGAGAAGGAACCAGTCAGGGTAGATCAGATTATTCACTTGCTTTTGAGAGGTTTTAAGTAAATGGACTCTAAATGGATATCTCTAATATAATAATTTGTTCTATAATCGTTATAACCTTCAATAAACCAAATGAAGATAATTGATAGTTTGGTGGAATTAAAGTGTGTTAGCAATAATAGTTTCTTTCCAACAAtattaaaaactaattttgaTGAAGAAAACTTCTTAAATCAGTTCATATTTACGGAAGCTCTGAACCGCAAGgtgggaaaaaaaatataataataaatagagtCTCAGTGTCACGTCTAGATGTGTTTAAGGGAGATCTCATTGAAGCCCACTTCGTCTGCCAGGATGCAGAAGTCCTCCACGTAGTCCTCTATAGAACTGGTATCAGTACATCTGCTGGGTTCACTTTGGTGGATCCGGTATTCTGTAACGAcgtgctggcactggcaatgacgaagacgatgacgtgaagacgaagaacccaagtgcagtttatttacatacgtGGTATTCAGAAACCCTAAACCAaaacgtgaacaaaacataaacatgaactagactagacttgactagactagacttgactagactagactagacttgaatagacttgacttgaatagactagactagacttgacTAGACGAGACTTGAATAGACTTGACTTGAATagacttgactagacttgacttgacttgacttgattagactagactagactagactagactagacttgacttgactagaataGACTTGACATGACTAGACTTgaatagacttgacttgactagacttgaaTAGACTAGACTTGAGAAGACTTgaatagacttgacttgactagacttgacttgactagacttgactagactagactagactagactagacttgacttgactagacttgactagacttgaatagacttgacttgactagactagacttgacttgactagactagaatagacttgacttgaatagacttgacttgactagactagactagaatagacttgacttgaatagacttgacttgaatagacttgactagacttgacttgactagactagactagaatagacttgacttgaatagacttgacttgactagacttgaatagacttgactagacttgacttgactagactagactagactagactagaatagacttgacttgacttgacttgacttgacatgactagactagacttgactagactagacttgacttgacttgacttgacttgacttgacttgaatagacttgactagacttgacttgactagacttgacttgaatagacttgacttgaatagacttgacttgactagacttgaatagacttgactagacttgacttgactagactagactagactagactagaatagacttgacttgacttgacatgactagactagacttgactagactagactagacttgacttgacttgacttgacttgacttgaatagacttgactagacttgacttgactagactagactagactagactagaatagacttgacttgacttgacttgacttgacttgacatgactagactagacttgactagactagactagactagacttgacttgacttgactagacttgacttgactagactagactagacttgaaACAGTTACAAACACAATTCCTGACCAAgacacaatggaaaacatgagtcTTAAgaacatggacatgggaaacatcaaccaatgaacagcgaactataaacaagataacaagacaatgaccatgaaCCAATTATATAACAGAACTAATAACAAGACTACAAaccacatgaacatggagggaaacaggaggATCACATGACCGGGGAACCACATGACAttaaacaggaactaaactttacaaaataaaagacataaacacaaaacatgaacagaaACACGTCTAGACATGACACTCAGTTCCTTCCTGaggttgtaatttttttttctctcttccaaaaatgtttttattaaatcctCGTGGCAGTACGGGAatgtcatgtgcagactttcatggtggaatttaattataataatatatttgaatataacaagttgtctatgcttttgaaacacggtctactgcagaagtgaagagctccagatgaagaatgtcaaataaatatccaaatattaaaataaccgCATGCATTATAGAAAAAGGTTAAGGTTCACGAAGGAACTGAGacactattttttgttttttcacctttatttttttttccaccttGCGGTTCAAAGCTTCCGTACATGTTATCTACAGTATCATTAATATGTGATCCTTTTGACTTTTTTGACATAATGCCTCATATGTTTCTTACAGATATATCCTCATAAATATGCatgtttaaagaaaattaagcaaaTTGCACAAGCctttataagaaaaaaaaatcataaaaactgACATTTGTTGGCATTATGTGAGCACTGACTGTTACATcacaatatatacataaaatcACCCGGTAACCTTTTtatatatcacatagagacaAACATTCAACTCATTTATTTACTAATCACGGCAGCTTTGGTACATTGCTTTGAGATATCAAACATCACATATGATGGTtttgaaaagtaaaaatataCACACTGACAAGCTTGACGTTGCATCCGGTATCAGAGTAATATTTGGATAATTAGCATAAAATTGTCTTTCTTATAATGACTTTGTAGTTATAAAAGTCTAAGTTGCACTTTCTTGGAAAGTTTGTATATTTCATTTTCATGATTAATAAATTGCGAAAAAATGTCAGTAGAATTGCAAGAACATGGTCACAAATGTGCAAACCTCACCACTGTTCAACCATGTTGAAATTAAAACTTCAAGCTTTTAAAgtgatttacaaaaatgtcacaACGATATATGTACAGATGATTTAACATCTTAATTATTACATGAACATTAAGTCTAATCTGCCAAAAGAATGTGCAGGAAACAGCAGCACTGTATTCACAAACTACTTTTAAAACTCAGATCTGATCTATGCCGATCAATACATTATTATCGACCCAAAACATTAGTTGATGCCAAATGAATGATACGTGCCTAACCGACCAGAGGGAAGGTTCATGGCCTCATTTCCTCACACATATTCTCTCCTTCTTCCTGGAGAACGTTCTGGATTCATAATGTGTGTTCTGTTAAGCGTCATTGATGGGATTAGCGGGCATGCTTCATTTTGCAGCCATATGCAGGAGGTGACGAGCAGGAAACCAGCGATCAAATGCAAACACCCTGCCGTCCAGCCGAAGAAGAGTGCGTCCCCAAACTCCCAACGTGGAACCACACTGGGCACGCTTTCATCGAAAAACCGCAGAACCGTCAGGTGTGCAACGTACGACACGGGCACCAGCCCGAGTATTCCAGCGACAAAGCAAAAAATTCCACCGAGCATTTTAAGGGTCCTCTTGGCTTCGAGTGTCTCGGTGCGTTTGCAGCTGTTGACCAGGTAGATGCCCGGGATTGCGAACAACAACCCGAGTAGACCGATCGCCACAGTCGTACACATCAAAATTCTGGCCAGGCGGATATCAGAAGGGAGACCCAACAGACTGTCGTAAGGTCTGCACTCCGTAATGCCCAGTTCCTGGACCACACATGTTTCCCACAATCCCAGCTCGAACCTCTCTGTCGGAAGAAGCTCCGTGGAAAGCGTGAGCCATTGGGACATCATGGTGGTCATGAGAGAACACAACCAGGCGCCTAAAGAGAAAAAGACCCCCAGCAACTCCAGAGCACAAACTCCAGGGTCCATAGCAGCTCTGTCCATGTGCTGCACTCCGCaactcttctcctcctcctttcaGTCTTCTAGTTTACCCGCAGAAAGGCCTAAAACAAAGACACAACCGAACACTTACTTGAGCTTTAATGAGGAGGTTTGTGTCTGCTATAAGCCTTCAATGTGAATGGCACG
Encoded proteins:
- the LOC127626363 gene encoding putative claudin-24 translates to MDRAAMDPGVCALELLGVFFSLGAWLCSLMTTMMSQWLTLSTELLPTERFELGLWETCVVQELGITECRPYDSLLGLPSDIRLARILMCTTVAIGLLGLLFAIPGIYLVNSCKRTETLEAKRTLKMLGGIFCFVAGILGLVPVSYVAHLTVLRFFDESVPSVVPRWEFGDALFFGWTAGCLHLIAGFLLVTSCIWLQNEACPLIPSMTLNRTHIMNPERSPGRRREYV